A stretch of the Clostridium botulinum genome encodes the following:
- a CDS encoding FadR/GntR family transcriptional regulator, with the protein MFTHIKNTKVYEHVINQIKEMIKDGTLKGGDKLPSERDLVEKLGVSRASIREALRVLEIVGIVECKQGEGNFIRSSFEDTLLEPLSIMFMLNDCKLKEIFQLRKVIEIETAALAAKQITDDEIIEIKKIITDIEISKDEDEKVKLDTKFHYAVAKATQNFLIVSILNSVSTLMDFFIKDARKNIISKLHKDDIDKQHEEIWEALKTHNPIAAASSMRKHLDLINQDLTISKA; encoded by the coding sequence GTGTTTACTCACATAAAGAATACAAAAGTTTACGAGCATGTAATAAACCAAATTAAAGAGATGATTAAGGATGGAACATTAAAAGGAGGGGACAAACTTCCATCAGAGAGAGATTTAGTAGAAAAATTAGGAGTTAGTAGAGCCTCTATAAGAGAAGCATTAAGGGTCTTGGAGATAGTAGGAATAGTTGAGTGTAAACAGGGTGAGGGGAATTTTATAAGATCGAGTTTTGAAGATACTCTATTAGAACCGTTGTCTATTATGTTTATGCTTAATGATTGCAAATTAAAGGAGATTTTTCAATTAAGAAAAGTTATTGAAATAGAAACAGCTGCATTAGCTGCTAAACAAATAACAGACGATGAAATTATAGAAATAAAAAAGATAATTACAGATATTGAAATTTCAAAAGATGAAGATGAAAAAGTTAAATTAGATACTAAATTTCATTATGCTGTTGCTAAAGCCACTCAAAATTTTCTTATAGTAAGTATATTAAATAGTGTATCTACTCTTATGGATTTTTTCATTAAAGATGCAAGAAAAAATATCATTAGCAAGTTACATAAAGATGATATTGATAAACAACATGAAGAAATATGGGAAGCATTAAAAACTCATAATCCAATTGCAGCTGCGAGTTCTATGAGAAAACATTTG
- a CDS encoding TetR/AcrR family transcriptional regulator — MPKILENVKDTILKESKKILLKENYKALNIRQIAKCCNIGIGTFYNYFSTKDELVMEILKNDFNKSIDLIEQLKNNSLSFKEKLEQIYKSFDLFLGDYISVFYEISSVKGTKCKRNTDFSNLYKCLGELIDIEKNNGTIKKDVNCYDFAHFIVSNLFYLTKTHYISFEQFYNFLNI, encoded by the coding sequence ATGCCTAAAATATTAGAAAATGTTAAAGATACTATTTTAAAAGAAAGTAAAAAAATTCTTTTAAAAGAAAATTACAAAGCATTAAATATACGTCAAATAGCAAAATGTTGTAATATAGGAATAGGAACATTTTATAATTATTTTTCTACAAAAGATGAATTAGTTATGGAAATATTAAAAAATGACTTTAATAAAAGTATAGATCTTATTGAACAACTAAAAAACAATAGTCTTTCTTTTAAAGAAAAGTTAGAACAAATTTATAAATCTTTTGATTTATTTTTAGGAGATTATATCTCTGTATTTTATGAGATTTCTTCTGTAAAGGGTACGAAATGTAAACGAAATACAGATTTTTCAAATTTATATAAATGTCTCGGTGAGCTTATTGATATAGAAAAAAATAATGGAACCATCAAAAAAGATGTAAATTGTTATGATTTTGCTCATTTTATAGTTTCAAACCTTTTTTATCTTACCAAAACTCATTATATATCTTTTGAACAATTTTATAATTTCTTGAATATATAA
- a CDS encoding MFS transporter, producing the protein MTKKNHSTALIVFLLGIFMGAIDSGIVSPARTIISRNLNVDENLGVWMITIYTLSYAVSMPISSKLSDRYGRKKVYNLSILIFVLGSTLCGLNNFFGNFKLLLFSRIIQAFGGGGIMPIATAMIGQSFSKEKRGTALGLVGSIYGIATILGPTLGSTILNIAGNDHWGWIFFINIPISIIILILSKSLVESKSDIIGPLDLKGSVALSIVIVSLMYALTNMNFFHFKESIKSTSVYPFLLIFIIILPIFILIEQRAEDPILNLKYFRNKEILLTLIISFIVGIGLMGVVFIPQFAENMLKIKTGSGGYLVTLMAIFSGISAPLGGKIIDKYSAKIIMSIGFICTIIGALFLGLFVTSHLSFINIFIGLAFMGFGMGFTMGTPLNYLMLSYVSQDESASALSTLSLIRSIGVTISPNIMVNFIVEASKNVTQNIKMVMPSLNIPKSAGNIDISKAISPDMIDKFKSADVSTIVDKTKEFSASMIDKMIPHGNSFAVHFKADYLNKIEHSRATIEHAFQNTINVGFKHMFIASSILACIGLLFTIMLHSKNIKTTK; encoded by the coding sequence ATGACTAAAAAAAATCATTCAACAGCACTTATTGTTTTTTTACTAGGTATATTTATGGGTGCCATTGATAGTGGTATAGTATCTCCTGCCAGAACTATAATAAGTAGGAATCTAAACGTTGATGAAAATCTTGGAGTTTGGATGATTACTATATACACACTATCCTATGCAGTTTCTATGCCTATTTCAAGTAAATTATCCGATAGATATGGACGAAAAAAAGTCTATAATCTAAGTATTCTTATTTTTGTATTAGGTTCAACACTTTGTGGTCTTAATAATTTCTTTGGTAATTTTAAATTGCTACTATTTTCAAGAATAATTCAAGCATTTGGTGGTGGTGGAATAATGCCAATTGCAACAGCTATGATAGGACAAAGCTTTTCAAAAGAAAAACGCGGAACTGCTCTTGGACTTGTAGGTTCTATATATGGTATTGCTACAATACTTGGACCAACCTTAGGATCTACTATTTTGAACATAGCCGGAAATGATCATTGGGGATGGATCTTTTTCATAAATATTCCCATTAGCATAATTATATTAATACTAAGTAAAAGTTTGGTGGAAAGTAAATCAGATATCATAGGTCCTCTTGATTTAAAAGGAAGCGTTGCTTTAAGTATAGTTATAGTATCTCTTATGTATGCTTTAACTAATATGAATTTCTTTCATTTTAAGGAGAGTATTAAAAGTACATCTGTATATCCTTTTCTTTTAATATTTATTATAATTTTACCAATATTTATTCTTATAGAACAAAGAGCTGAAGACCCTATATTAAATTTAAAATATTTTAGAAACAAAGAAATCCTTTTAACTCTCATAATAAGTTTTATAGTTGGAATTGGACTTATGGGCGTTGTTTTTATTCCTCAGTTTGCAGAAAATATGTTGAAAATCAAGACTGGTAGTGGTGGATACCTTGTTACTCTTATGGCTATATTTTCAGGAATATCAGCTCCTTTGGGTGGAAAAATAATCGATAAATATTCAGCTAAAATTATAATGTCCATTGGATTTATATGTACTATTATAGGAGCTTTATTTTTAGGATTATTCGTAACTTCTCATTTAAGTTTTATAAATATATTTATAGGACTTGCATTTATGGGCTTTGGAATGGGCTTTACTATGGGAACACCATTAAACTATTTAATGTTAAGCTATGTATCTCAAGATGAGTCGGCTTCAGCATTATCAACATTGTCCTTAATTCGTTCAATAGGTGTTACAATATCTCCAAATATAATGGTAAACTTCATTGTTGAAGCTTCTAAAAATGTAACTCAGAATATAAAAATGGTTATGCCTTCTTTAAATATACCTAAAAGTGCTGGAAATATTGATATATCAAAAGCCATTTCACCTGATATGATTGATAAATTTAAGTCAGCAGATGTATCAACTATAGTAGATAAAACCAAAGAGTTTTCAGCATCTATGATTGATAAGATGATACCTCATGGAAATTCATTTGCAGTTCACTTTAAAGCAGATTATTTAAATAAAATAGAACATAGTAGAGCTACTATAGAACATGCTTTTCAAAACACAATTAATGTGGGATTTAAGCATATGTTTATAGCATCTTCAATACTTGCATGTATTGGTCTTTTATTTACCATTATGCTTCATAGTAAAAATATCAAAACTACAAAGTAG
- a CDS encoding prepilin peptidase, translated as MSLQIFIIGIIIGSFLNLCICRIPKNESIVYPASHCTSCQNKIKSYDLIPIMSYIILKGKCRYCGEKISINSLIVECLTGVIFLGVYLKYGLTIEFIKYLFLCSFLIIIGCIDYNTTDVYFSTTIIGIIVGIVFILINWYLNLPIKTYFLAAIIAGMVISLIIVVTGGMGWGDVEICILSGMYLGVRLTILMLFLSFIIGAIIGVLLIVYKKKSRKDYIAFGPSIVIATLITIYAGENIIKWYLNIGLYL; from the coding sequence ATGAGCTTACAAATATTTATAATAGGTATAATAATAGGAAGTTTTCTAAATCTTTGTATATGCAGAATACCTAAAAATGAGTCTATAGTTTATCCAGCATCACATTGCACAAGCTGTCAAAATAAAATAAAATCATATGACCTAATACCTATTATGAGTTATATAATATTAAAAGGGAAATGTAGATATTGTGGAGAAAAAATTTCTATTAATTCGCTAATTGTGGAGTGTCTTACTGGAGTGATTTTTTTAGGAGTATATTTAAAGTATGGATTAACAATAGAATTTATAAAATATTTATTTTTATGTAGTTTTTTAATTATAATTGGATGTATAGATTATAATACAACAGATGTATATTTTAGTACTACTATTATTGGAATTATAGTTGGAATAGTATTTATATTAATAAATTGGTATTTAAATTTGCCCATTAAGACGTATTTTTTAGCAGCTATTATTGCAGGAATGGTTATTAGTTTAATTATAGTAGTAACTGGTGGAATGGGATGGGGAGATGTAGAGATATGTATTCTTTCGGGCATGTATCTGGGAGTGAGATTAACAATTTTAATGCTTTTTTTATCATTTATAATAGGAGCAATAATAGGGGTTCTACTTATTGTCTATAAGAAAAAAAGTAGAAAAGACTACATAGCATTTGGACCTAGTATAGTTATTGCTACATTAATTACTATATATGCAGGAGAAAATATTATAAAATGGTATTTAAATATTGGATTATATTTATAA
- a CDS encoding ribonuclease H-like domain-containing protein: MIKRENSIKIDDESKEFALKIDGKDDIYKDAIFFDLEHYLYKKPICIGVFGCCYFDNDSHELKVTQYMIENKKDAPEILKLSEEYFKEMYEKYNKKYIVTFSGNNDFNVIEYLYNKNKIEFNIDEHFKKVDLQREYEKLMGENIGLKNLEKKFDIMRESEVISGSNLSKTFCKVMKDFDYINRMPEEKRQRILLYNEQDVSSLFYIYLQWKKYLKKEEKN, from the coding sequence GTGATTAAAAGAGAAAATAGTATAAAAATTGATGACGAGTCTAAAGAGTTTGCACTAAAAATTGATGGGAAAGATGATATATATAAGGATGCAATATTTTTTGATCTTGAACATTATCTTTACAAGAAGCCTATATGTATAGGAGTATTTGGGTGTTGCTATTTTGACAATGATAGTCATGAACTTAAAGTTACACAATATATGATTGAAAATAAAAAAGATGCACCAGAAATATTAAAATTATCAGAAGAGTATTTTAAGGAAATGTATGAAAAGTATAATAAAAAATATATTGTTACTTTTTCAGGCAATAATGATTTTAATGTAATTGAGTATCTATATAATAAAAATAAAATAGAATTTAATATAGATGAGCATTTTAAAAAAGTGGATCTCCAGAGAGAATACGAAAAACTTATGGGAGAGAACATAGGACTTAAAAATTTAGAAAAGAAATTTGATATAATGAGAGAAAGTGAAGTTATAAGTGGATCAAATTTATCCAAAACATTCTGTAAGGTAATGAAGGATTTTGATTATATAAATAGAATGCCAGAAGAAAAACGACAAAGAATTCTTTTATATAATGAACAAGATGTATCAAGTTTGTTTTATATATATTTGCAATGGAAAAAGTATTTAAAAAAAGAAGAAAAAAATTAA